One genomic region from Thermoleptolyngbya sichuanensis A183 encodes:
- a CDS encoding carbohydrate kinase family protein — protein MTQPRVLCLGEVLLDYLADQPGKPMEQVMSWTAYPGGAPANVACALAKLGTPSGFVGCVGSDESGDALVKLLLASGVDGTGIQRHDTAPTRGVYVVRDEAGDRHFAGFGGLPSDAFADTRLQAEALPEDLFANADFLVLGTLELAYPESAGAIARALELAEQYFVKILVDVNWRPVFWADPEAARQPIHALIKRVDFLKLSAEEADWLFETRDPAIIAHRLDNLEGVLITDGDKGCAYCLSGNDGRVPAFPVEVEDTTGAGDAFVAGFLHQICQQGIAALANPELARQIVTYASAVGGLTTTRPGAIAAQPSPAEVGAFLYMQQQG, from the coding sequence ATGACACAGCCGCGTGTGCTTTGTTTGGGTGAGGTGTTGCTGGATTATCTAGCCGATCAGCCAGGGAAACCGATGGAGCAGGTGATGTCTTGGACTGCGTATCCGGGCGGTGCGCCAGCAAATGTAGCCTGCGCTCTGGCAAAGCTGGGTACGCCGTCTGGCTTTGTGGGCTGTGTGGGCAGCGATGAGTCGGGGGATGCGCTGGTGAAGCTGCTGCTGGCCTCCGGGGTGGACGGAACGGGCATTCAGCGGCACGACACTGCGCCGACGCGGGGGGTGTATGTGGTGCGGGATGAAGCGGGCGATCGCCATTTTGCCGGATTTGGCGGGCTGCCCTCCGATGCCTTTGCCGATACGCGCCTGCAAGCCGAGGCTTTGCCCGAAGATCTGTTTGCCAATGCCGATTTTTTGGTGCTGGGTACGCTGGAGTTGGCCTATCCAGAGTCGGCTGGGGCGATCGCCCGCGCTTTGGAATTGGCAGAGCAATACTTTGTCAAAATTTTGGTGGATGTCAACTGGCGGCCCGTGTTTTGGGCCGATCCCGAAGCGGCTCGGCAGCCGATTCATGCTTTGATCAAACGGGTCGATTTTCTGAAGCTCTCCGCCGAAGAGGCCGACTGGCTGTTTGAAACCCGCGACCCCGCCATCATTGCCCATCGCCTGGATAATTTGGAAGGGGTGCTGATTACCGATGGCGACAAGGGCTGTGCCTATTGCCTCAGCGGTAACGACGGGCGCGTCCCGGCCTTCCCGGTCGAAGTGGAAGACACGACGGGCGCAGGCGATGCCTTCGTTGCTGGATTTTTGCACCAAATTTGTCAGCAGGGAATCGCTGCCCTGGCCAATCCTGAGTTGGCCCGGCAAATCGTGACCTATGCCTCGGCAGTGGGGGGTCTGACGACCACGCGCCCAGGGGCGATCGCCGCCCAGCCCAGCCCCGCAGAAGTGGGGGCGTTTTTGTATATGCAGCAGCAGGGCTAG